In Actinomycetota bacterium, a single window of DNA contains:
- a CDS encoding NifU family protein produces MERVQELAAQIDGLSDPTVRKTAQDFMRSIMELYGLGLAKVVQVLTDSGDAGAPMRAELIQDGVFASLLLIHDLYPVPLDERVEEGLDSVRPYLASHGGSVELVRIKDGVAYLQLEGSCKGCPASQATLELAIKKALDESAPDLVGLQVEGVIEQEKGPGKGPLLPVVNAQGKAQSAAPKQESAWFEVEGTMRVPVGKVISADLSGFKLVVANVDGTMLAYKDTCAGCGSPISGGELIEGILQCPSCSRKFFLPRAGRSLDEERLHLVPIPLLYDENVGVRVALAV; encoded by the coding sequence ATGGAACGTGTCCAGGAGCTGGCCGCCCAGATTGATGGCCTGTCCGACCCCACCGTTCGGAAGACGGCACAGGACTTCATGCGCTCCATCATGGAGCTCTACGGCTTGGGACTGGCAAAGGTAGTACAGGTTTTGACCGACTCCGGTGACGCCGGCGCCCCCATGAGGGCCGAGCTGATCCAAGACGGTGTTTTTGCGAGCCTTCTGTTGATCCACGACCTTTACCCCGTGCCGCTCGACGAGCGCGTGGAGGAGGGTCTGGACAGCGTTCGTCCCTACCTCGCGTCCCACGGGGGTTCGGTCGAGCTGGTCCGCATCAAAGACGGCGTTGCCTATCTCCAGTTGGAGGGCAGCTGCAAGGGGTGTCCTGCGTCGCAGGCAACTCTCGAGCTGGCCATCAAAAAAGCACTGGACGAGTCGGCGCCGGATCTGGTTGGTCTTCAGGTCGAGGGTGTCATCGAGCAGGAGAAGGGCCCCGGCAAGGGACCCCTGCTTCCCGTCGTCAACGCCCAGGGCAAGGCTCAGTCGGCGGCTCCGAAGCAGGAGTCGGCGTGGTTCGAGGTCGAAGGCACCATGCGGGTTCCGGTGGGCAAGGTAATCAGCGCGGACCTCTCCGGATTCAAGCTGGTGGTGGCCAACGTAGACGGCACCATGCTCGCCTACAAGGACACCTGTGCCGGCTGCGGCAGCCCGATATCGGGTGGTGAGTTGATCGAGGGCATCCTTCAGTGCCCGAGCTGTTCGCGGAAGTTCTTCCTGCCGCGGGCCGGTCGTTCACTGGACGAGGAGCGTCTGCACCTGGTGCCGATCCCACTGCTGTACGACGAAAACGTGGGAGTCCGGGTCGCATTAGCGGTATGA
- a CDS encoding DUF5947 family protein encodes MNEPTSTNGQEYIGNGASNGAASNGTRDVATQWASMRRKPSAIAGLKSLVKPPKPVSDEQCDLCGMPIPTRHRHLLHLEERRICCVCATCWALRSGDAVYRPTGNRVLWLDDFNLPDELWASFGVPIGLCFFFNSGTANKIIGLYPSPAGATECELYLDAWEELKTLNPVLDTLQTDIEALIINRLADPPQYSVAPVDQAYELVGLIKAKWEGISGGPELKEAVAQYFEGLKQESAGWG; translated from the coding sequence ATGAACGAGCCGACTTCGACCAACGGACAGGAGTACATCGGGAACGGAGCGTCCAACGGCGCGGCCTCCAACGGCACGCGGGATGTTGCTACCCAATGGGCTTCTATGCGGCGCAAACCGTCCGCTATTGCCGGTCTGAAGAGTCTGGTCAAGCCGCCCAAGCCCGTCTCCGACGAGCAGTGCGACCTGTGCGGCATGCCCATTCCGACCCGCCACCGTCACCTTTTGCACCTGGAGGAGCGGCGCATCTGTTGTGTGTGCGCCACCTGCTGGGCGCTGAGGTCCGGCGACGCGGTCTACCGGCCTACGGGCAACCGGGTTCTGTGGCTGGACGACTTCAACCTGCCGGACGAGCTGTGGGCAAGCTTCGGCGTGCCCATCGGCTTGTGCTTCTTCTTCAACAGCGGCACGGCGAACAAGATCATCGGCCTGTACCCGAGCCCCGCCGGGGCTACCGAGTGCGAGCTGTACCTTGACGCCTGGGAGGAGCTGAAGACGCTCAATCCCGTCCTCGACACACTGCAGACGGACATCGAAGCCCTCATCATCAACCGGCTGGCCGATCCGCCGCAGTACTCGGTGGCCCCGGTCGACCAGGCCTACGAGTTGGTGGGCCTGATCAAAGCCAAGTGGGAGGGAATTTCGGGCGGCCCGGAGCTGAAGGAAGCGGTGGCGCAGTACTTCGAAGGGCTAAAGCAGGAAAGCGCCGGTTGGGGTTAG
- a CDS encoding DUF6084 family protein — protein sequence MADEEVPSSDDDTLSVPGTPRSKAATGPSEIPAQLSPDGVYTGKRGYVDTGPSKLPQPMFTILGADVVKVAAAPTMKFNLAITEPLGWEVFTIALTIQIQIDPNQRQYDAETREKLFELFGDPSRWAATTRSFPWATVFLLVQGFTGATTEDVIVANNFDLELAATKYFYALPDGEVPITFHFSGSIYYRGEDGRIQIVQVPWDSAAKFRMPVDVWKTMVDHYYPNTVWLTTRRRTMDALLKYKTDQGLPTFDACISKLLGIEDFHQFNPYEFKPVRPAKEEQE from the coding sequence ATGGCTGACGAAGAGGTTCCAAGCTCGGACGACGACACGCTGTCGGTTCCCGGCACGCCCAGATCCAAGGCGGCTACTGGCCCCAGCGAAATTCCGGCGCAGCTGTCGCCCGACGGCGTGTATACCGGCAAACGCGGCTACGTCGACACCGGGCCGAGCAAACTTCCGCAGCCGATGTTCACCATCCTCGGCGCCGACGTAGTCAAGGTGGCGGCGGCCCCCACCATGAAGTTCAACCTGGCTATCACCGAGCCGCTCGGTTGGGAGGTCTTCACAATTGCGCTGACCATCCAGATCCAGATCGACCCGAACCAGCGCCAGTACGACGCGGAGACCCGGGAGAAGCTGTTCGAGCTGTTCGGCGACCCGAGCCGCTGGGCGGCCACGACCCGGAGCTTCCCGTGGGCAACGGTCTTCCTGCTCGTGCAGGGTTTCACCGGCGCCACCACCGAGGACGTGATCGTGGCCAACAACTTCGACCTCGAGCTGGCGGCCACCAAGTACTTCTACGCCCTTCCCGACGGCGAGGTCCCCATCACCTTCCACTTCTCGGGATCTATCTACTACCGGGGCGAGGACGGCCGCATCCAGATAGTCCAGGTGCCCTGGGACAGCGCAGCCAAGTTCCGGATGCCGGTGGACGTGTGGAAGACCATGGTCGACCACTACTACCCGAACACCGTCTGGCTGACCACGCGCCGGCGAACCATGGACGCCCTGCTCAAATACAAGACCGATCAAGGGCTTCCGACGTTCGACGCCTGCATCTCGAAGCTACTGGGCATCGAGGACTTCCACCAGTTCAACCCCTACGAGTTCAAGCCGGTCAGGCCGGCCAAAGAGGAACAAGAGTGA